CATGGTCGGATCGCCACCAAGGAAAAGCCCCCTCGGCGTCCCCAGGGGACGGAGGGGGCAGGGGCTGGATCAGCGAGCGGCCCGCGGGCTGCTGGCTGATGGGGGGTGCCGATGGATCAGCCGATCGCCGGAGCCTGCAGGGCCACGGGTACGGACTGCACGGTGGCCAGATCAAGGGGGAAGTTGTGGGCGTTGCGCTCGTGCATCACCTCGAAACCGAGGTTGGCCCGGTTGAGCACGTCGGCCCAGGTGTTCACCACCCGGCCCTGGCTGTCGAGGACGGACTGGTTGAAGTTGAAGCCGTTCAGGTTGAACGCCATGGTGCTGATGCCCAGGGACGTGAACCAGATGCCGACCACGGGCCAGGCCGCCAGGAAGAAGTGGAGGCTGCGGCTGTTGTTGAAGGAGGCGTACTGGAAGATCAGACGACCGAAGTAGCCGTGGGCGGCCACGATGTTGTAGGTCTCCTCTTCCTGGCCAAACTTGTAGCCGTAGTTCTGCGACTCGCTTTCGGTGGTCTCACGCACCAGGGAGCTGGTGACGAGGGAGCCGTGCATGGCGGAGAACAGGGAGCCACCGAACACACCGGCCACACCCAGCATGTGGAAGGGGTGCATCAGGATGTTGTGCTCGGCCTGGAACACCAGCATGAAGTTGAAGGTGCCGCTGATGCCGAGGGGCATGCCGTCGGAGAAGGAGCCCTGGCCGAGGGGATAGATCAGGAACACCGCGAAGGCCGCCGAGAGGGGGGCGGAATAGGCGACGCAGATCCAGGGGCGCATGCCCAGCCGGTAGGAGAGCTCCCACTGGCGTCCCATGTAGGCGGAGATGCCGATCAGGAAGTGGAAGACCACCAGCTGGTAGGGACCGCCGTTGTACAGCCACTCGTCGAGGCTGGCGGCTTCCCAGATGGGGTAGAAGTGCAGACCGATGGCGTTGCTGGAAGGAACAACGGCGCCGGAGATGATGTTGTTGCCGTACATCAGGGAGCCGGCGACCGGCTCACGGATGCCGTCGATGTCGACGGCGGGGGCCGCAATGAAGGCAACGACGTAGCAGATGGTGGCGGCCAGCAGGCAAGGGATCATCAGCACACCGAACCAACCGACATAGATGCGGTTGTTGGTGGAAGTGACCCAGGCGCAGAAGCTTTCCCAGCTTTCCGAGCGGCCGCTGCGAATGGCAGTGGTCATGGAAGTAAGACGGTAGGAAGAGGCAGTGATACCTCCACAAGGGAGGTGGATTCACATTAAGTAACCCCGGGAGAAGCCGAACCGGGCAGCAATGAACCTTCAGGCAATCGGTCCGTTACGCAATGAATATTCATGAAGCAACTTCATGAACAATGATTCACATCGCCGGCGGCAGGGACGGGTCGGCCAGGCATGGCGACGAGGGTGGACCCAGTTGCTGGCGGATCCAGGCTCCGCCCTGCTGCAGGAAACCGGACCAGTCGAGCTTCTCCGCCTCGGCCGCCCGGGCCACCAGCAGGGGAGCCTCCCGCTTGATCCGCTCGAGGTCCGGGGCCTCGACCCCGGCGGAGAGGGCCAGCACATCGGCCATGGCGTGGCTCACCACCCGTGTCAGATAGGCCGCGCTCAGGGCCTGGATGGCCCCGCCCACCAGCCAGGTGGCGCCGTGGAGACGCGCGGCGGCCATCAGGGCCTGGCTGCTCCACTCCACCACCCCCAGCAGCAGGGAGGCCTTGCCCAGTTCCACGGCGGCGGCCTTGAGCTGCTCCGTACTCCACGGGCAGCCCCAGAGGCGGGCCATCTCCTGCAGCATCAGGCCGTTGGCCGCTGCCAGCACCAGCAGATCCAGGGTGGGGAGGGGGGCGGCGAACACCCCCGCGGCCACCATCCACTGGGTGCGCTGCTGGAGCTGGACCAGCCGCTGCCGCCGCAGCCGCTCCAGGTCGGCCTGCCAGCGCCGGTGCAGGGCCTCGATGCGCCGCAGCGGCGTGGCCCGGCGCAGGGACGGGCCCTCGGCCACCAGCCAGCGGGCGAGGGGCTGCAGGCTGGTGGCCAGGGCCTCGGGGCGGCCGTCCCAAGGCAGCAGCCGGTCGGCGGCGGCGCCCGGCCACTGGGAGGTCAGTTCGGACGCCAGGACGGCCGGATCGCAGGGGGCCTCCGGCTGCACCAGCAGCCAGAGGGGCTGGCTCGGGGGCACCGCCTCCAGCCAGCGCAGATCGGCGGCCCGCAGGGGAGTCACCAGGTGGAACAGCACCACGTCGGCGGCGGCGAAGCCCTCCGGCCATTGGCGCTCCCGGCTCACCGCCGGCAGGGCTTCGCCCCAGCGCAGGCTCAGGGCCAGCCGGCCACGCAGGGCCGCCTGGAGCTGGGGGGCCCAGGCGGCGTCGGGGGCGACGCAGCCCACCAGGGCGAGCTGGAGACCGGGCCGGGCCCCTTCCTCCCGCAGGGCGGCCAGGCCGGCGCGGCGCTGCGGCTGACCGTGGCCCGGCCTCCCCTCGTCCGGTTCCCCCTCCAGCTGCTCGAACTGGAGCAGCAGCTCCTCGCAGCGCCGCAGCCAGGCGTCGAAGCTGGCGGGCAGCCGTGGCGGCGCCAGGCGGGCGGGCCGCCGGCCCAGCCACCACCAGCCCGCCGCCACCCCGGCGATCCCCACCAGGCCCAGTCCTTCACCGGGGAGAGCCCGCAGCAGCAGCTCGGCCCCGATCACCCCCCCGGCGAGCAGCAGGGCCTGCCTGCCCCAGCCGGCTGACAGCAACGAGGCCAGGGCGGCGGGGCGCAGGGGGTCCGGGGACGTCACGGGCGGGTACCGGCGGCGATGCCTCTCTAGCTCAGAAGTGACAGGGCTCACACCCCCGCGTCCACCTCCCTTAAGACACCGTCCCTGCAGATCCCGTACGGACGCACCATGATTCAGGTTGTCGTCCGGGTCCCCTCCGTGCCGTCTTCCGATGCCCGCTCCGGCCCGGCTGCGACGTCCGGCTCGGCTGCCACGGTGGATGGTCTGTTCCTGCTGGACCCGCACCGCGAGGAGCTGCGTGGTGCCCTCCAGGAACTGGAGGGCAGTGACCACTGGCACGGCGGCCTGCCGGTGCTGCTGCTGGAGCGCTGCTGGCTGCGCCTCAGCCGGGTCCCGGTGGAGGGGCTCGCCTATCGCCTGCCGCCGGACTGCAGCCAGGAGGCCCCTGAGCTGCGCCGCTACCGGGAACTGGTGGCCGCCGGTCACCCGGCCTGGGAGGCCGAACGGCTCTGCTGGGAGGACTTTGGAGCGGACGCCTGCCGGGAGGCGCTGCGGAGGTTCTGGGCCGCCCAGGAGCGGGGCACCCAGGGCTGGACGCTCGAGACCTACCTGGACCTGATCCAGCAGTACCGGCTGCGCTTCGCCGCCGGCGGATCCCGTCCCGTGCCCCTGCTGGTGCTGGCGCGGCGGGAGGGCCATGCCCGTCGGGACAGGCACAGGCTGCTGTGGCTGGGTCCTGACGCCGCCGCCGGCCGGCCGTCGATGCGCGACACTTGCCCCTGATTGCGGGCTGCGGCCATGGCGGACGACACCAACACCCCCCTTCCCGTGGGCTCCGGCCGCGGGGATTCCCCCGAGCGGGGCGGCCGTTCGGGGCCGAACCGGGAGCCGGGCGGCTTCCGCATCCGCCTCAGTGACAACGAGATGCAGGCCGCCCGTGCCCTGCAGGAGGCCTTCGGCCTGCGCTCCACCGTCGCGGTGCTGGGTTTTTCCCTGCGCACCCTCGCCGACCAGTTGGAGAAGGGTCAGCTCGAGGCCCTGGTGGCCGAGCACCGGGCCCAGGCAGGATCCCGCGCCCCCGCTCCCCGGGGAGGGGAGCCCCGCCGGGGCAGTGGCGATGGCCAGCCCCGCCAGGGGGGCCGTGGCGGCCATGGGGCCCCCCGGATCGATCCCTTCGCCCGGCCCAGCCGGCCCGCGGCGCCCGTGGCGGTGATCGAAGCGGAAGCCCCGGCTGAAGCTGCGGAGGCCGAGGTTGAAACCGAAGAGGCCGTGGTGGCCACGGACGCCGCTCCTGAGGCGGCCGAAGGGGCGATGGCCTCCGCCGACACCGAGGGCGACGCCTCCCCGGAAGCGTGAGCGACAACGGCGCCAGGACGG
This genomic stretch from Cyanobium gracile PCC 6307 harbors:
- the psbA gene encoding photosystem II q(b) protein, with the translated sequence MTTAIRSGRSESWESFCAWVTSTNNRIYVGWFGVLMIPCLLAATICYVVAFIAAPAVDIDGIREPVAGSLMYGNNIISGAVVPSSNAIGLHFYPIWEAASLDEWLYNGGPYQLVVFHFLIGISAYMGRQWELSYRLGMRPWICVAYSAPLSAAFAVFLIYPLGQGSFSDGMPLGISGTFNFMLVFQAEHNILMHPFHMLGVAGVFGGSLFSAMHGSLVTSSLVRETTESESQNYGYKFGQEEETYNIVAAHGYFGRLIFQYASFNNSRSLHFFLAAWPVVGIWFTSLGISTMAFNLNGFNFNQSVLDSQGRVVNTWADVLNRANLGFEVMHERNAHNFPLDLATVQSVPVALQAPAIG
- a CDS encoding YcjF family protein; the protein is MTSPDPLRPAALASLLSAGWGRQALLLAGGVIGAELLLRALPGEGLGLVGIAGVAAGWWWLGRRPARLAPPRLPASFDAWLRRCEELLLQFEQLEGEPDEGRPGHGQPQRRAGLAALREEGARPGLQLALVGCVAPDAAWAPQLQAALRGRLALSLRWGEALPAVSRERQWPEGFAAADVVLFHLVTPLRAADLRWLEAVPPSQPLWLLVQPEAPCDPAVLASELTSQWPGAAADRLLPWDGRPEALATSLQPLARWLVAEGPSLRRATPLRRIEALHRRWQADLERLRRQRLVQLQQRTQWMVAAGVFAAPLPTLDLLVLAAANGLMLQEMARLWGCPWSTEQLKAAAVELGKASLLLGVVEWSSQALMAAARLHGATWLVGGAIQALSAAYLTRVVSHAMADVLALSAGVEAPDLERIKREAPLLVARAAEAEKLDWSGFLQQGGAWIRQQLGPPSSPCLADPSLPPAM